Genomic window (bacterium):
GGGACCAGCGCCTCGGGCGCGCGGGTGGCGGACCGGTTGGCGAGAAAAAAGATGGCGGCGGCGGCAATGACGATCGCGACGGCGGTACCGGCGATCCAGAGCCACGGACGCGCCCGGCGGTGCGGCGCCGACGGCCTGCCCACGTGCGGGGGAGATGGGCGCGTCGAAGATGGTCCGGGAGTCATGCCGAAGGGAGTATAGCACTAGGATGCGGAACCGGCCCGGAGTGAACGAGGGCGCCCTCCGGCGGTGGATCGCCATGACCGGGATGGCCCTGGCGGGTCTCGCCGATGCGCTCTACTTGACGTGGTATCATTACGATCCGGCGGTGCGCGTCTGCATCGCCACGGGCGGCTGCGAGACGGTAAACGGCAGCCGCTTCGCCATGCTCGGGGATGTGCCGGTGGCCGTCATCGGCGCGGCCGGGTATCTGCTCATCGTCGCCGCGCTCGCGACCCGGCGGTGGGGCCCGCCGGAGTTGCGGCGCACGGCGGGCTACGCCGCGTACGCGCTCGCGGCGGCCGGCACGGCCTTCGCGCTCTATCTGACCGCGGTTGAAGCGTTCATCCTGCACGCGTACTGCACGTGGTGCCTCGTCTCCGCCGCCCTGGTGACGGCGGTGTGTATCGTGGCCACGGTCGATCTCGCCGCCTCAGACCGCGCCTGAGCAAAACCGGTCGCCGCTCCACGCCCAAATACGACCTACGCCCGATGAAATCCGCTCCGATCTGGCGGAACATGGGGGTGGAGGTGTTTTATGCAGCGCACCGTCGCTCTGTTGCCGAGTCCGACCGGGGAGCTTCGCGACATCCGCGAGGTGGCGGCGTCGATCGGCCTCGCCGAACGTGATCTCGATCTCCACGGGCGCCACCGCGCGAAGATCGCCCGCGACACGGTCGAGGCGGCGTGCGGGACGCGCGTCGGTCATCCGCGCGGCAAGTACGTGCTCGTCTCGGCCATCACCCCCACGCCGCTCGGCGAGGGGAAGACCGTTACCGCGATCGGGCTGTCCATGGGGCTCTGGCGGCGCGGCCGGACCGCGGCGGTGGCGATCCGGGAGTCGACGCTCGGTCCGACGCTCGGCGTGAAGGGCGGCGGGGCGGGGGGCGGCGCATCGCACATCGTGCCGCTCGACGAGTGCCTGCTCGGCCTCGGCGGCGACGCGCACGCTGTCGCGAACGCCAACAACCTGCTGGCCGCCTTCATCGACGACGTGTTGATGCGCCGCTCGATCCCGATCGATCCGTTTACCGTGCAGTGGCGCCGTGTGGGCGACATCTCCGATCGGGCGCTGCGCCGCATCGTGACCGGGCTCGGCGGGCACGCCAACGGCGTCCCGCGCGAGACGGGCTTCGACATCACCGCGGCGAGCGAGGTCATGGCGCTTCTCGCCCTCAGCCTGGACGGCCGGGATCTCCGGGCGCGGCTCGGCAAGATCGTGGCGGGATTCGACGGCGACCGGCCGGTCCTGGCCGAAGAACTCCGCTGCGCCGGGGCGATGGCCGCGCTGCTCCGCGAGGCGATGCAGCCCAACCTGATGCAGACCGTGGAAGGCACGCCCGCGTTCATCCATACCGGCCCGTTCGGTAACATCTCGCACGGGAACTCGTCGATCATCGCGGATCTGGTCGCGCTGCCGCGGGTCGAGTACCTCGTCACCGAGGCGGGCTTCGGGGCGGACATGGGCGCGGAGAAGTTCTTCGATATCAAGTGCCGCGCATCGGGCCTCGCGCCGGACGCCGCCGTGCTGGTCGCGACCGTGCCCGGTATTAAGAGCCACTCCGGACGGTACCGGCTGGCCGAGGGCCGCGCCGTCCCCGCGGACCTCTGGCGGGAAAACGTGCCGGACCTCGAGACCGGGGCGGCCAACCTGACCCGTCAGATTCGCAATCTCCGCGCCTTCGGCGTGCCCGTCGTGGTGGCCGTCAATCGCTACGAGACGGATTCGCCGGCGGAGCTGCGGGCGGTCCGGTCGCTGGCGGCGGATGCGGGTGCGGCGGCCGTCGCCGAGCACTGGGGGTTCGCGCAGGGAGGGGCCGGATGCGTCGGTCTCGCCAACGCGGTCGAGGAGGCCTGCCGGTTCGGCGCCGCCGTTCGGCCGCTGTACCGCCTCGAGGAGAGCCCGGAAGCGAAGATCATGACGCTCGCCACCCGGCTCTACGGCGCGGCCGACGTCTCCTTCGCGCCGGAGGCCCGGCGCGACCTGGAGCGCTACATCAAAGCCGGATACGGCGGCCTGCCCGTCTGCATCGCGAAGACGCACCTCTCGCTGTCGCACGATCCGGCGCTCAAAGGCGCGCCGAGCGGATACACGTTTCCCATTCGGGGCGTGCGGCTCGCGGCGGGAGCGGGGTACCTTTACGCGCTGGCGGGCGACATCATGACGATGCCGGGCCAGCCGAGCCACCCGCACGCGGCGCAGATCGATGTGGACGCGGCGGGCCGCGTAACGGGCCTCGTCTGACCGTCGGGCGGGCATCGGGCGCGGAACCCACGCGCAATCGTCTGTCCGCCGGATATATCGCCGGCGCGAAGACCGGCATACTTCGTGTTAGAATCGCTCGACTCTCCCGGGGGGATAATCATGCCGATTTCTCGTGAAGATGCACTCGAGTATCATCGCACGGGCCGCGCGGGGAAGATCGCCATCGCCGTGACCAAACCCTGTGCCACCCAGCGCGACCTGTCGCTGGCGTATACGCCGGGCGTCGCCGAGCCCGTCCGCGACATTCACGCGGATCCCCTCGAGGCGTTCGCGTACACGGCGAAGGGCAATCTGGTCGCGGTGCTCACCAACGGCACCGCCGTCCTGGGGCTGGGCAATATGGGGCCGGCGGCCGCGAAGCCGGTCATGGAAGGGAAGGCGCTCCTGTTCAAGCGGTTCGCCGACGTCGACGCGTTCGATCTCGAGATCGACGCGACGGACCCCGAGGAAATTGTGCGCGTCGGGCGGGCACTGGCGCCGACCTTCGGCGGCATCAACCTCGAGGACATCAGGGCGCCGGAGTGCTTCCTCGTCGAGGAGCGGCTCAAGCAACTGGTGGATATTCCTGTGTTTCACGACGACCAGCACGGCACGGCGATCATCACGGCCGCCGGACTGCTCAACGCCTTGGACCTGGCCGGGAAGCGCATCGAGCAGGTCCGCACGGTGATCAGCGGCGCCGGCGCCGCGGCGATCGCGTCGGCCGAGTTCTTCGTCAGACTTGGGATGCGCCGGGACCACATCCTGTTGGTCGATACAAAAGGGGTCGTCTACGCCGGGCGCACCGCGGGGATGAACCCCTACAAGCAGCGGCTGGCCGTCGAGACGCCGGCGCGCACGCTCGCGGATGCGCTGACCGGCGCGGACGTGTTTGTTGGGTTGTCGATCGCAGGCATCGTCAGCCGCGAAATGGTGCGGACGATGGCGGAGCGGCCGATTATCTTCGCGCTGGCCAACCCCGATCCGGAGATCACCTACGCGGACGCCCGCGCGGCGCGCCCGGACGCGATCGTCGCGAGCGGCCGCTCCGACGACCCGAACCAGGTCAACAACGTGCTGGGGTTCCCGTTCATCTTCAGAGGCGCGCTCGACGTCCGGGCGCGCGCGATTAACGACGAGATGAAGATCGCGGCGGCCCGCTCACTCGCCGCGCTGGCGAGGGAAGAAGTGCCGGACGCGGTGCTGCGGGCCTACGGGCTCGAGCAGCTGCGCTTCGGGCCCGACTACATCCTCCCGAAGCCGGTGGATCCGCGGGTGCCGCTGTGGGTGGCGCCCGCGGTCGCCGAGGCCGCGATGGCTTCGGGTGTCGCGCGCCGGACCGTGGACCTGGCCGTGTATCGCGACGAACTCGCCCGGCGCCTGACGCGGGGCTGGGAGATCATGAGCGTTGTGGTGCGCAAGGCCCAGGCCTCGCCCCGGCGCGTCGTGTTCTCC
Coding sequences:
- a CDS encoding vitamin K epoxide reductase family protein; its protein translation is MRNRPGVNEGALRRWIAMTGMALAGLADALYLTWYHYDPAVRVCIATGGCETVNGSRFAMLGDVPVAVIGAAGYLLIVAALATRRWGPPELRRTAGYAAYALAAAGTAFALYLTAVEAFILHAYCTWCLVSAALVTAVCIVATVDLAASDRA
- a CDS encoding NADP-dependent malic enzyme yields the protein MPISREDALEYHRTGRAGKIAIAVTKPCATQRDLSLAYTPGVAEPVRDIHADPLEAFAYTAKGNLVAVLTNGTAVLGLGNMGPAAAKPVMEGKALLFKRFADVDAFDLEIDATDPEEIVRVGRALAPTFGGINLEDIRAPECFLVEERLKQLVDIPVFHDDQHGTAIITAAGLLNALDLAGKRIEQVRTVISGAGAAAIASAEFFVRLGMRRDHILLVDTKGVVYAGRTAGMNPYKQRLAVETPARTLADALTGADVFVGLSIAGIVSREMVRTMAERPIIFALANPDPEITYADARAARPDAIVASGRSDDPNQVNNVLGFPFIFRGALDVRARAINDEMKIAAARSLAALAREEVPDAVLRAYGLEQLRFGPDYILPKPVDPRVPLWVAPAVAEAAMASGVARRTVDLAVYRDELARRLTRGWEIMSVVVRKAQASPRRVVFSEGEEPKVIRAAAALSRQGIAHPILLGREDVIRRRMQELGISIQAGIVTPEESPTLSDYAAALYETRRRKGITLREAAALMLQPNYFGAMMVRAGDADAFVAGLTYHYPDVIRPALHVIGPARGVSRVAGLYLLTLGGRPYLLADPTVNVDPTAEELADIAIMAAEKAGEFNITPRIAMLSFSNFGSTRHSRSAKMAEATALVKARRPDLMVDGEIMADVAVSPELRGADYPFSTLVGEANVLIFPSLEAANTAYKLLQHLGGATAVGPVLMGMAKPVHVLSRGAEVADIVDIATIAVVDAQNLAQLSELSRAIASTRTAPAPA
- a CDS encoding formate--tetrahydrofolate ligase; protein product: MQRTVALLPSPTGELRDIREVAASIGLAERDLDLHGRHRAKIARDTVEAACGTRVGHPRGKYVLVSAITPTPLGEGKTVTAIGLSMGLWRRGRTAAVAIRESTLGPTLGVKGGGAGGGASHIVPLDECLLGLGGDAHAVANANNLLAAFIDDVLMRRSIPIDPFTVQWRRVGDISDRALRRIVTGLGGHANGVPRETGFDITAASEVMALLALSLDGRDLRARLGKIVAGFDGDRPVLAEELRCAGAMAALLREAMQPNLMQTVEGTPAFIHTGPFGNISHGNSSIIADLVALPRVEYLVTEAGFGADMGAEKFFDIKCRASGLAPDAAVLVATVPGIKSHSGRYRLAEGRAVPADLWRENVPDLETGAANLTRQIRNLRAFGVPVVVAVNRYETDSPAELRAVRSLAADAGAAAVAEHWGFAQGGAGCVGLANAVEEACRFGAAVRPLYRLEESPEAKIMTLATRLYGAADVSFAPEARRDLERYIKAGYGGLPVCIAKTHLSLSHDPALKGAPSGYTFPIRGVRLAAGAGYLYALAGDIMTMPGQPSHPHAAQIDVDAAGRVTGLV